In Fusobacterium sp., the genomic window GTTAGACTTTGATTTGGATAATAAAACAGTTGAACTAAGTTATGCACCAGATTTTATCCCATTAATTACTAATTTGGAAAAGAATTTCTGTAAGTATGATTTAGAAAATATTGAAAATCTTAAAAGTAAGTATTCTTTAATGTTCTACATAAGGGCTAAAGCAGAGATGTTTAAGGGGAAGTTTTATATGTCTGTTGAAGAACTAGGAAATTTATATGGGAAGAAATACACAAAATATATTGAGAATTTAGATAAAAAAGTAGTTATTCCAATGTTAAAAGAAATAAATGAACATACAGATATATTAATTTCTTCTGAAAAGGAATATGAACCTCAAGAAAGAGGAAGAAGTAAGGTTAAAGGTTATTTATTTAGGGTAGAAAAGAAAAAATTATTGATATCTTCTGAAATAGAGAAGGCAGTAGAAAAAGTTAAGAAAAATATCTATATATTAAAATCTAAGATACTTAATGAAGAAACTATTCAAATGTTGTTAAATGAATTTGGAGAAATAAGATTAATAGCAGGACTTAATTATGCTTACAAAACTATAAACAAGGATTTTAATACTTTGGAATATCTCAA contains:
- a CDS encoding replication initiation protein, with protein sequence MKTKKKGLDMKQTNQKDVVIHQNKLSYGKFEEFELRELKLLLKFIAEYSRTSENKLFLEAREIKRFINMDRKSYSEFETLVRKLGKREVLIKDPTKNRYVVYHIFSRLDFDLDNKTVELSYAPDFIPLITNLEKNFCKYDLENIENLKSKYSLMFYIRAKAEMFKGKFYMSVEELGNLYGKKYTKYIENLDKKVVIPMLKEINEHTDILISSEKEYEPQERGRSKVKGYLFRVEKKKLLISSEIEKAVEKVKKNIYILKSKILNEETIQMLLNEFGEIRLIAGLNYAYKTINKDFNTLEYLKKVIYQNEELETDDLETIVLEEKNNKDDEQILTSSDEVLEIEDEILIYAVEKLGVQRRFLEGMKRNNPMLYKLTLLEYEKDMKH